The Clostridiales bacterium genomic sequence CGTAGCTTTTTTGATTTTGTTTTTATTAATTTTTCGTTCAACATGCTGAACGCCACTTTTATCTTGCCATATATAATCAAAGAAATACCTTATATTATCATTTTCATGAAAGCAGTCTTCCAAACTTTTTTGGTTTCTAATGGGCAGCGTAAAGACACAATTTTTATTAGTTTCAAAAATCTTTAAATACTCATTATAGCCATACTTTTTATTTAACCATTTTTGTGGTTTGCTCTTATTATCCAAATCCAATAATGCCTTAAATTTTATACCCTGCTGAATACACAAGTATGTCACATCAAGAATTGGAGAACCATTACATGGAAGTATTTTATATTCGCTTATATTATATTTTAGCACCTCTGCGAATTTTTCAATACATGCCATATCTGCAACGCCCTCTACCAACAGCACCGTTTTTTCTAAATTAAATAAGATGTTCGCCGCATTTGTTGCGCCCAATTCCTCTTTTATAGTTTTGCACAAATCATCACCTGAGTCAAACTTGAATATTTCTGTACCATGCTCAGTCATTACTACATTATACACTTGTCCCCAATCCTCGGGAATCATATAGGGACTATGCGTAGAATAGAAAATGTAAACCCCATCCTTTGATAACTTATTTAGTTCCTGTTTGAATTCAACTTGTGCTTGAGGATGTAAAAATGTCGCAGGCTCATCAATAAACAACATATCCCCCGGCTTTAGCAACGCTTTAACAAATTGATATGTAAGATACCATCTCCGTCCTAAGCTTGTATTAGACAAAGAGACTGTATCCCCATTCTTTTCATGGACATACAGACTAAAATTGCCGTTATTATAATCAACTGAAAACTTTACGATTTCTGAGTCATCAAAATTCGGCACAATACCGGGTAAGAATTCAGTATTAAGCGCTCTTATTGATTTCTTTATTTGTTGTTCGGTTAACTTATCTTTTTGTGTAAAGCTTAAATCCAAATTTAGCACTCCACTATTATGTAAAAATGTATCAAATGCCTCAATAATGGGATTTCGTGAATTTAAATACTGCTCATTTATGTAATCCCTTCTATACTCTCTATCATTAGAATGGAAGAATAGTAAAGAATTTTCATTATCTAAGAAATAACAATTATTAAATACAACATTCCTCATCTTATCGACAATAGACTGAAACTGTTCGTTAATATACTCTTCTCGACTATAATGCGCGTCTATTTTTGCATCAAATATAGCTGTCATTTCTTTCTTTATTTTTTCAAACTCATCAAGCAGTATTTGTATTTCTTGATACTCATTTTCTAGTATTTGATTAATTTCAGCTAACTTATTGTTTAACTTTTCATTAGCACTATCAAGCTTCTTTTTCGTAATTCCCAAACTACTTGCTACTATCGGGCTAATCTTAATTTTCTCATCAATTGGTATTCTATAAAAATGGATTTTCCATAACATATGATTTAAAGAATAAGGATGATCATGTTGATTTAATATAATTCTACCATTATTGAAAAGATGGGTGATATAGTCCTGCATGTGTTTTATTTGATGTTTAATATCGTTTTCAATATTATCAATATGGTATTTTTTCAATTGAAAAATTCGTCCTTTGTTATCTTCCTCCACCTATAAATCCAAGTATTCCCCAAAGTAACTATCAGATGATTCTATTGTTTTCAACGCTTTTAAATATTTTTGGGCTGCAATGCTAAAATCATTCACCACTGATTCCAATCTAACCTTAAAACAGCTAGCATCATATTCAATTATTGGAGCTTGTACTGATCGAATTTCCGGATAACTACCGTTAAATTCAACTATTATTTCTTTTGTCTTTTGCTCAGCCTGAATATGTTCAAAATAATTATCTATTTCGCCATCATCGAGTTCAATATGATATTTAATATCGCATTCAATTTTATCACTTCCATAAAATCGATTCCTTGATAAGGCATATTTTATCGCTTCCAAAACATTTGTCTTACCGCTGCCATTCTTGCCTATCAGTGTTACAATCCTATCATTATCTATGATGATAGACATCTTTTCCTTGATTGACTTGTATTTTAATATATCAATTTGTGTAAGTTTCATATTCTTTGTATCCTATAAGTTAAGATTATAATAAGTATATCATTTTAGTTTTCATTTGTAAAGATACTATTGGGAGTTCACCGAATTTTGACGTGTCAATGTGCGAATTATATGTACACTTTTAGTGCAAAAACGGACAGATAGTCCGTCATTCAAAAAATCCCTCCCAAAGGTATTTTTTCATTGGGAGGGATTTGGGAGTAAGGTTTTAGAGATTCATTGAAATGCGCATTATATTGTTGATTTTAGTGTCGGCTGTATACCAAATATTGTTTTACTAAATAATAACTACTTCCTCTGACAAA encodes the following:
- a CDS encoding AAA family ATPase, with the translated sequence MEEDNKGRIFQLKKYHIDNIENDIKHQIKHMQDYITHLFNNGRIILNQHDHPYSLNHMLWKIHFYRIPIDEKIKISPIVASSLGITKKKLDSANEKLNNKLAEINQILENEYQEIQILLDEFEKIKKEMTAIFDAKIDAHYSREEYINEQFQSIVDKMRNVVFNNCYFLDNENSLLFFHSNDREYRRDYINEQYLNSRNPIIEAFDTFLHNSGVLNLDLSFTQKDKLTEQQIKKSIRALNTEFLPGIVPNFDDSEIVKFSVDYNNGNFSLYVHEKNGDTVSLSNTSLGRRWYLTYQFVKALLKPGDMLFIDEPATFLHPQAQVEFKQELNKLSKDGVYIFYSTHSPYMIPEDWGQVYNVVMTEHGTEIFKFDSGDDLCKTIKEELGATNAANILFNLEKTVLLVEGVADMACIEKFAEVLKYNISEYKILPCNGSPILDVTYLCIQQGIKFKALLDLDNKSKPQKWLNKKYGYNEYLKIFETNKNCVFTLPIRNQKSLEDCFHENDNIRYFFDYIWQDKSGVQHVERKINKNKIKKATKFEDETKNNFEQLFKDLRIPKLDDVNS
- a CDS encoding ATP-binding protein — encoded protein: MKLTQIDILKYKSIKEKMSIIIDNDRIVTLIGKNGSGKTNVLEAIKYALSRNRFYGSDKIECDIKYHIELDDGEIDNYFEHIQAEQKTKEIIVEFNGSYPEIRSVQAPIIEYDASCFKVRLESVVNDFSIAAQKYLKALKTIESSDSYFGEYLDL